From the Streptomyces sp. KMM 9044 genome, one window contains:
- a CDS encoding SDR family oxidoreductase: MTSVELSGKAALVTGASRGIGLGVAEALVARGDRVCITGRNEDTLKEAVEKLGADRVIGVAGKAHDEAHQAVAVERTMEAFGRVDFLVNNAGTNPVFGAIADLDLNVARKVFETNVISALGFAQRTWHAWQKDNGGAIVNIASLAGVAPSPFIAAYGVSKAALINLTGQLAHEFAPRVRVNAIAPAVVKTKFAQALYEDREEEVVASYPLGRLGVPADIGGAAAFLTSDQSDWVTGQTLVIDGGILLNAGVG, translated from the coding sequence ATGACTTCAGTGGAACTCTCGGGCAAGGCCGCCCTGGTCACCGGTGCCAGCCGCGGCATCGGGCTCGGCGTCGCCGAGGCGCTGGTGGCGCGCGGTGACCGCGTCTGCATCACCGGCCGCAACGAGGACACCCTCAAGGAGGCCGTCGAGAAGCTCGGCGCCGACCGGGTGATCGGAGTGGCCGGCAAGGCGCACGACGAGGCCCACCAGGCCGTCGCCGTCGAGCGCACGATGGAGGCCTTCGGCCGGGTCGACTTCCTCGTCAACAACGCCGGGACCAACCCGGTGTTCGGGGCGATCGCCGACCTCGACCTGAACGTGGCGCGCAAGGTGTTCGAGACCAACGTGATCTCGGCGCTCGGTTTCGCCCAGCGGACCTGGCACGCCTGGCAGAAGGACAACGGCGGGGCGATCGTCAACATCGCCTCTCTCGCGGGCGTCGCGCCCTCGCCCTTCATCGCCGCGTACGGCGTCAGCAAGGCCGCGCTGATCAACCTGACCGGGCAGCTGGCGCACGAGTTCGCGCCGAGGGTACGGGTCAACGCGATCGCCCCGGCGGTGGTGAAGACCAAGTTCGCGCAGGCGCTGTACGAGGACCGGGAGGAGGAGGTTGTCGCGTCCTACCCGCTGGGCCGGCTCGGTGTGCCGGCCGACATCGGCGGCGCCGCCGCGTTCCTCACCTCGGACCAGTCGGACTGGGTCACCGGCCAGACCCTGGTGATCGACGGCGGCATCCTCCTGAACGCCGGCGTGGGCTGA
- a CDS encoding ABC transporter substrate-binding protein, with translation MFKRNRWLRGVAAVASIASISSLSTGCGVLTSDTPDDDVPIVVGTTSSPSTLDPAASWDSSWELFRNVYQTLLSYPVGASTPQPDAAEGCEFSDSSHQVFRCELRAGLTFSDGSTLDAKAVKYSVDRIRKIKVNGGPAGLLGSLERVEAPSAQEVVFHLNKPDATFPFVLATPALSIVSPKAYPAEAPREESGIVGSGPYTLESYEEGSEARLARNEQYKGYAERQNNAVTVRYFQDSAEMVESLREDRIDLTYRGLAADDVIEFQGKASKEEEIKLVEGTGTSINYLVFNPKDPWAGKKPVRRAVAQVVDRGAITHKIYRDTVDPLYSMVPKGLTGHTTGFFDNYGDPSVDKARRILTEAGITGPVPLTLWYTTDRYGSETKLEFKELERQLEASGLFEITLESRPWKTYVDGYQKGEYPVFGRGWAPDFPDADNFIAPFVGEQNALGTPYEANEISNVLLPRSRRESDRGNVVKDFEEAQQILVDDARLLPLWQGRQYVATSRDISGAERALDPSTIMMLWQLSRKTSW, from the coding sequence GTGTTCAAGCGGAACCGATGGCTGCGAGGGGTGGCGGCGGTCGCGTCCATCGCGTCGATATCGTCCTTGTCCACCGGTTGCGGTGTGCTGACGTCCGACACTCCGGACGACGACGTGCCGATCGTCGTGGGGACGACCAGCTCGCCGAGCACGCTCGATCCCGCGGCCTCCTGGGACAGTTCCTGGGAGCTGTTCCGCAACGTCTACCAGACCCTGCTGAGCTACCCGGTCGGCGCGAGCACGCCCCAGCCGGACGCGGCCGAGGGATGCGAGTTCTCCGACAGCTCCCACCAGGTGTTCCGCTGCGAACTGCGTGCGGGGCTGACGTTCTCCGACGGCAGCACGCTCGACGCCAAGGCGGTCAAGTACTCCGTCGACCGGATCCGCAAGATCAAGGTGAACGGCGGTCCGGCCGGTCTGCTGGGCAGCCTCGAACGGGTGGAGGCGCCGAGCGCCCAGGAAGTGGTCTTCCACCTCAACAAGCCCGACGCGACGTTTCCCTTCGTGCTCGCCACCCCGGCCCTGTCGATCGTCTCCCCGAAGGCCTATCCGGCCGAGGCCCCGCGCGAGGAGTCCGGCATCGTCGGCTCCGGGCCGTACACCCTCGAATCGTACGAGGAGGGCAGCGAGGCCCGGCTCGCCCGCAACGAGCAGTACAAGGGCTACGCAGAACGGCAGAACAACGCCGTGACGGTCCGCTACTTCCAGGACTCCGCCGAGATGGTCGAGTCGCTGCGGGAGGACCGGATCGACCTCACCTACCGGGGTCTCGCCGCGGACGACGTCATCGAATTCCAGGGCAAGGCCTCCAAGGAGGAGGAGATCAAGCTGGTGGAGGGCACCGGCACCAGCATCAACTACCTGGTGTTCAATCCGAAGGACCCGTGGGCCGGCAAGAAGCCGGTGCGCCGGGCCGTCGCCCAGGTCGTCGACCGGGGCGCGATCACGCACAAGATCTACCGGGACACCGTCGACCCGCTGTACTCGATGGTCCCCAAAGGGCTGACCGGCCACACCACCGGCTTCTTCGACAACTACGGCGATCCCAGCGTCGACAAGGCCCGAAGGATCCTCACCGAGGCGGGCATCACGGGGCCGGTGCCGCTCACCCTCTGGTACACCACGGACCGCTACGGCTCCGAGACCAAGCTGGAGTTCAAGGAGCTGGAGCGCCAGCTGGAGGCCTCCGGGCTGTTCGAGATCACCCTTGAGAGCCGCCCCTGGAAGACGTACGTCGATGGCTACCAGAAGGGTGAGTACCCGGTGTTCGGGCGCGGCTGGGCCCCCGACTTCCCGGACGCCGACAACTTCATCGCCCCGTTCGTCGGCGAGCAGAACGCGCTCGGCACGCCGTACGAGGCGAACGAGATCAGCAATGTCCTGCTGCCGCGGTCGCGCCGGGAGAGCGACCGCGGCAACGTCGTGAAGGACTTCGAGGAGGCCCAGCAGATCCTCGTGGACGACGCGCGGCTGCTGCCGCTGTGGCAGGGCCGGCAGTACGTCGCGACGAGCCGGGACATCTCGGGCGCGGAGCGGGCGCTGGACCCGTCGACGATCATGATGTTGTGGCAGCTCTCCCGCAAGACCAGCTGGTAG
- the ung gene encoding uracil-DNA glycosylase, with protein MTDIAVLPKSWRGVLGDELQQPYFKELTEFVEEERAKGPVHPPREEVFAALDATPYDRVKVLVLGQDPYHGEGQGHGLCFSVRPGVRIPPSLRNIYKEMHAELGTPIPGNGYLMPWAEQGVLLLNAVLTVRGGEANSHKGRGWERFTDAVIRAVADRPDPAVFVLWGNYAQKKLPLIDESRHVVVKGAHPSPLSAKKFFGSRPFTQINEAVAAQGHAPIDWTIPDLG; from the coding sequence GTGACCGACATCGCCGTGCTGCCCAAGTCCTGGCGCGGGGTTCTGGGCGACGAACTGCAGCAGCCCTACTTCAAGGAGCTGACGGAGTTCGTCGAGGAGGAGCGGGCGAAGGGTCCCGTCCACCCGCCCCGCGAGGAGGTCTTCGCGGCGCTGGACGCGACGCCGTACGACAGGGTGAAGGTCCTGGTTCTCGGTCAGGACCCCTACCACGGTGAGGGGCAGGGGCACGGCCTGTGCTTCTCGGTGCGCCCCGGAGTGCGGATCCCGCCGTCGCTGCGGAACATCTACAAGGAGATGCACGCCGAGCTGGGCACACCGATCCCGGGCAACGGCTACCTGATGCCGTGGGCCGAACAGGGCGTACTGCTGCTCAACGCGGTGCTCACGGTGCGCGGCGGCGAGGCCAACTCGCACAAGGGGCGGGGCTGGGAGAGGTTCACCGACGCGGTGATCCGCGCCGTGGCCGACCGGCCCGACCCGGCGGTGTTCGTGCTGTGGGGGAACTACGCGCAGAAGAAGCTGCCGCTGATCGACGAGAGCCGGCATGTGGTGGTCAAGGGGGCCCACCCGTCGCCGCTGTCGGCGAAGAAGTTCTTCGGTTCCCGTCCGTTCACGCAGATCAACGAGGCGGTGGCCGCGCAGGGCCATGCGCCGATCGACTGGACCATCCCGGACCTGGGCTGA
- a CDS encoding DinB family protein, translating into MTTQRHEPATDADDRTMLEGWLDYHRQTLAWKCEGLTDGQLRTASVPPSELSLMGLVRHMADVERGWYRRVLANEDAGPLHYDEADPDGEFHLTGAETWQEVHAAWQAEIGIARRNAAGFGLDDLAKGRHRSGERFTLRWIHTHMIEEYARHNGHADLLRERLDGATGS; encoded by the coding sequence ATGACCACTCAGCGCCACGAACCCGCCACCGACGCCGACGACCGCACCATGCTGGAGGGCTGGCTCGACTACCACCGCCAGACCCTCGCCTGGAAGTGCGAGGGCCTGACCGACGGACAACTGCGCACCGCCTCGGTGCCACCGTCCGAGCTGTCGCTGATGGGGCTGGTGCGGCACATGGCGGACGTCGAGCGCGGCTGGTACCGCAGGGTGCTCGCGAACGAGGACGCCGGCCCGCTCCATTACGACGAGGCCGACCCGGACGGCGAGTTCCACCTCACCGGCGCGGAGACCTGGCAGGAGGTGCACGCCGCCTGGCAGGCCGAGATCGGCATCGCCCGGCGCAACGCGGCCGGCTTCGGTCTGGACGACCTGGCCAAGGGGCGGCACAGGTCCGGCGAACGGTTCACCCTGCGCTGGATCCACACGCACATGATCGAGGAGTACGCGCGTCACAACGGCCACGCCGACCTGCTCCGCGAGCGTCTCGACGGCGCCACCGGCAGCTGA
- a CDS encoding FAD-dependent monooxygenase, with amino-acid sequence MRAGPGVTVLERSGSLEPAGAASSLAPNGLRGLDVIGLGDEIRALSAGQGDGGLCAPGGRWLARSSEAAAAECFGGPLVLLHRATLIDHLAGQLPPDTVRTAAVAHLVDPGDPRDPTRPARVGTSDGELEADLVVAADGIHSAVRHALFPHHPGPVYSGFTTWRVVVPLPGVRFAPHETWGPGRIWGTHPLKDSRVYAYAAALAPAGEHAPDDERAELLRRHGDRHEPVPAVLAAVRPEDVLRHDVHHITDPLPAYHHGRVALVGDAAHALPPTLGQGGNRALEDAVTLAHHADDLPAYTADRLPRPTGIVRRAVRAARLHLMTNRAGTAVRDTSITVLSKAVPSLLLRSFNEVASWRSPVEDTVSFGADHDSDQGRDGHRDDDARDRGRAPDRASDRQPLEENTP; translated from the coding sequence GTGCGTGCCGGTCCGGGGGTGACCGTGCTGGAGCGGTCCGGCTCCCTGGAGCCGGCCGGCGCCGCCAGCTCCCTCGCGCCCAACGGGCTGCGCGGGCTGGACGTCATCGGGCTCGGCGACGAGATCCGCGCCCTGTCCGCCGGGCAGGGCGACGGAGGGCTGTGCGCACCGGGCGGGCGCTGGCTCGCCCGGTCCAGCGAGGCCGCCGCGGCCGAGTGCTTCGGCGGGCCTCTCGTTCTGCTCCACCGCGCCACCCTCATCGATCACCTGGCCGGGCAGCTCCCCCCGGACACCGTCCGCACGGCCGCCGTCGCGCACCTTGTCGATCCGGGAGACCCCCGCGATCCCACCCGGCCCGCACGTGTGGGCACCTCCGACGGCGAACTCGAGGCCGACCTGGTGGTGGCCGCCGACGGCATCCACTCCGCCGTGCGCCACGCGCTCTTCCCGCACCACCCCGGACCCGTCTACTCCGGCTTCACCACCTGGCGGGTGGTGGTCCCGCTGCCGGGCGTGCGGTTCGCCCCGCACGAGACCTGGGGCCCGGGCCGCATCTGGGGAACCCATCCGCTCAAGGACAGCCGGGTCTACGCGTACGCCGCCGCCCTGGCCCCCGCCGGGGAACACGCACCCGACGACGAGCGCGCCGAACTGCTGCGCCGACACGGGGACCGGCACGAGCCGGTCCCCGCCGTGCTGGCCGCCGTCCGCCCCGAGGACGTGCTGCGGCACGACGTCCACCACATCACCGATCCGCTGCCCGCCTACCACCACGGCCGGGTCGCGCTGGTCGGCGACGCCGCGCACGCGTTGCCGCCCACCCTCGGCCAGGGCGGCAACCGGGCTCTCGAGGACGCGGTCACCCTCGCCCACCACGCCGACGACCTGCCCGCGTACACCGCAGACCGGCTGCCCCGCCCGACCGGCATCGTCCGCCGGGCGGTGCGGGCGGCCCGACTCCACCTGATGACCAACCGCGCCGGGACCGCCGTACGCGACACCTCGATCACCGTGCTCTCGAAGGCCGTCCCGTCCCTGCTCCTGCGGAGCTTCAACGAGGTCGCCTCCTGGCGGTCGCCGGTGGAGGACACCGTATCCTTCGGGGCGGACCACGACAGTGATCAGGGCCGTGACGGTCACCGCGATGACGACGCGCGTGACCGAGGCCGTGCCCCTGACCGCGCATCTGACAGGCAACCGCTGGAGGAGAACACCCCGTGA
- a CDS encoding Gfo/Idh/MocA family protein, giving the protein MKVGCIGLGDIAQKAYLPVLATRPGVELHLQTRTPATLTRVADGLHLPPGQRHADLEALLAQGLDAAFVHAPTQVHPKIVSRLLEAGVPTYVDKPLAYELADSARLVARAEERGTSLAVGFNRRFAPGYAQCADHPRELILLQKNRIGLPEDPRTMILDDFIHVVDTLRFLVPGPVDDVTVRARTEGGLLHHVVLQLAGEGFTALGVMNRLSGSAEEILEVSGQDTKRQVVNLAEVIDHKGQPTVRRRGDWVPVARQRGIEQAVLAFLSAVGEGRTLSARDALATHELCERVVREVQERAAA; this is encoded by the coding sequence GTGAAGGTCGGCTGCATCGGACTCGGTGACATCGCGCAGAAGGCCTACCTTCCGGTGCTCGCCACCCGGCCCGGAGTGGAACTGCACCTGCAGACCCGCACTCCCGCGACGCTCACCCGCGTCGCCGACGGCCTCCACCTCCCGCCCGGACAGCGGCACGCCGACCTCGAGGCCCTGCTCGCGCAGGGCCTCGACGCCGCCTTCGTGCACGCCCCGACCCAGGTCCATCCAAAGATCGTGTCCCGGCTGCTCGAAGCGGGCGTACCGACGTACGTCGACAAACCACTCGCCTACGAACTCGCCGACTCCGCACGGCTCGTCGCCCGCGCAGAGGAGCGGGGCACGAGCCTCGCCGTCGGCTTCAACCGGCGCTTCGCCCCCGGCTACGCGCAGTGCGCCGACCACCCGCGCGAGCTGATCCTGCTGCAGAAGAACCGGATCGGGCTGCCGGAGGATCCGCGCACGATGATCCTCGACGACTTCATCCACGTCGTCGACACCCTGCGCTTCCTGGTGCCCGGCCCGGTCGACGACGTGACCGTACGGGCCCGTACCGAGGGCGGGCTGCTGCACCACGTGGTGCTCCAGCTCGCAGGGGAGGGCTTCACCGCGCTCGGCGTGATGAACAGGCTCAGCGGCTCGGCCGAGGAGATCCTCGAGGTCTCCGGCCAGGACACCAAGCGGCAGGTGGTCAACCTCGCAGAGGTGATCGACCACAAGGGCCAGCCCACCGTGCGCCGGCGCGGCGACTGGGTGCCGGTGGCGCGCCAGCGCGGTATCGAGCAGGCGGTGCTCGCGTTCCTGAGCGCGGTCGGCGAGGGCAGGACGCTCAGTGCCCGGGACGCGCTGGCGACCCATGAGCTGTGCGAGCGTGTGGTGCGGGAGGTCCAGGAGCGGGCCGCCGCCTGA
- the lnt gene encoding apolipoprotein N-acyltransferase, with protein MKTFSPWLASPWRRSAVAMVAGALPVLAFPAPSLWWFAHVALVPWIALARTAPTGRRAAFDGWWGGFGFMLVMHHWLLPNLQVFTFVLAALLGALWAPWGWLVRRLLGGVPSWVRVAAALVVLPSAWLAVELVRSWEALGGPWGVLGASQWQVTAALRLASAGGVWLLSFLVVLLNVAVAVLLVVRQARVSAVAGLVAAGVVTSAAWVGAPVPEAGGRARVAVVQPGVAAGPDSADRRFGLEERLTRRLAGQGVDLVVWGESSVGFDLGARSDLARRLAALSRSTGAEILVNVDARRSDQPGIYKSSVLVGPDGLTGDRYDKMRLVPFGEYIPARSLLGWATSVGEAAGEDRRRGTGQVVMEAENGLRIGPMVCFESAFPDVSRNLAEEGADVLLAQSSTSTFQQSWAPEQHASLAALRAAETGRPMVHATLTGVSAVHGPDGRRAGPWLGTDASTTRVYDVPLAHGTTPYVRFGAWPLHAALLVLALWGATETVRTARLRRRPAPGPPAPHARTAHGSPARPGH; from the coding sequence GTGAAGACGTTCAGCCCCTGGCTCGCCTCCCCGTGGCGGCGCTCGGCCGTCGCCATGGTCGCGGGTGCCCTGCCCGTACTGGCCTTCCCGGCGCCGTCCCTGTGGTGGTTCGCCCACGTCGCGCTGGTGCCGTGGATCGCGCTGGCGCGCACTGCTCCCACCGGCCGGCGTGCCGCGTTCGACGGATGGTGGGGCGGGTTCGGCTTCATGCTCGTGATGCACCACTGGCTGCTGCCGAACCTGCAGGTGTTCACGTTCGTCCTCGCGGCCCTGCTCGGTGCGTTGTGGGCGCCCTGGGGGTGGCTGGTGCGGCGACTGCTGGGCGGGGTGCCGTCGTGGGTGCGGGTCGCGGCCGCGCTGGTCGTGCTGCCGTCGGCCTGGCTGGCCGTCGAACTGGTCCGTTCCTGGGAGGCGCTGGGCGGTCCCTGGGGCGTGCTCGGCGCGAGTCAGTGGCAGGTGACGGCGGCGCTGCGGCTGGCGTCGGCCGGCGGGGTGTGGCTGCTCAGCTTCCTGGTGGTGCTCCTGAACGTCGCCGTGGCCGTGCTGCTCGTGGTGCGACAGGCGCGGGTGTCGGCCGTGGCCGGTCTGGTCGCCGCAGGTGTGGTCACGTCCGCCGCTTGGGTGGGCGCGCCCGTCCCGGAGGCCGGCGGACGGGCGAGGGTCGCGGTCGTCCAACCGGGCGTCGCCGCCGGGCCGGACAGTGCGGACCGGCGCTTCGGCCTCGAAGAACGGCTCACCCGCCGGCTCGCGGGCCAAGGCGTCGACCTGGTCGTCTGGGGCGAGAGCAGTGTCGGTTTCGACCTCGGCGCCCGGTCCGACCTGGCGCGGCGGCTCGCGGCGCTGTCCCGCTCGACGGGCGCCGAGATCCTGGTCAACGTGGACGCGCGACGCTCCGACCAGCCCGGCATCTACAAGAGTTCGGTGCTGGTCGGCCCCGACGGTCTCACCGGGGACCGGTACGACAAGATGCGCCTGGTTCCGTTCGGTGAGTACATCCCGGCCCGCTCCCTGCTGGGCTGGGCGACGTCCGTGGGTGAGGCAGCGGGCGAGGACCGCAGGCGCGGCACCGGGCAGGTGGTGATGGAAGCGGAGAACGGGCTGCGCATCGGCCCGATGGTGTGCTTCGAGTCCGCGTTCCCGGACGTCAGCCGGAACCTGGCCGAGGAGGGTGCCGATGTACTGCTCGCCCAGTCGTCGACGTCGACGTTCCAGCAGAGCTGGGCGCCCGAGCAGCACGCCTCGCTGGCCGCGCTGCGCGCCGCCGAGACCGGGCGTCCGATGGTCCACGCAACGCTGACCGGTGTGTCCGCCGTCCATGGCCCGGACGGCAGGCGGGCCGGGCCGTGGCTCGGTACGGACGCGAGCACCACGCGGGTGTACGACGTCCCGCTCGCCCACGGCACCACTCCCTACGTCCGCTTCGGCGCCTGGCCGCTGCACGCGGCGCTGCTGGTCCTGGCCCTGTGGGGGGCCACCGAGACCGTACGGACCGCACGACTCAGGCGGCGGCCCGCTCCTGGACCTCCCGCACCACACGCTCGCACAGCTCATGGGTCGCCAGCGCGTCCCGGGCACTGA
- a CDS encoding nuclear transport factor 2 family protein: protein MTQRVELATVRDRLAVDEIVTEYAVAVDDGDWEAYRGLFTPGGRADYRSAGGIEGDAGKVAAWLAESLRVFPMRQHLVVNRRARFGIWEQDTGDTARVQADYVNPMGTAVGGEDGAPSPDVLCGGRYAFGMLRTDEGWRLSEVVVREKWRRPFARSAAPVVH, encoded by the coding sequence ATGACGCAGCGTGTGGAGCTTGCGACCGTGCGGGACAGACTGGCCGTGGACGAGATCGTCACCGAGTACGCGGTGGCGGTCGACGACGGGGACTGGGAGGCGTACCGAGGGCTGTTCACCCCGGGCGGGCGGGCCGACTACCGCTCGGCCGGCGGCATCGAGGGCGATGCCGGGAAAGTGGCGGCGTGGCTCGCGGAGAGCCTGCGGGTGTTCCCGATGCGGCAGCACCTGGTCGTGAACCGGCGGGCGCGCTTCGGGATCTGGGAGCAGGACACCGGTGACACGGCCCGTGTACAGGCCGACTACGTGAACCCGATGGGTACGGCTGTCGGCGGCGAGGACGGGGCGCCCTCGCCGGATGTCCTGTGCGGAGGCAGGTACGCGTTCGGGATGCTGCGTACGGACGAGGGCTGGCGGTTGAGCGAGGTGGTCGTGCGCGAGAAGTGGCGGCGCCCTTTCGCCCGGTCCGCGGCGCCCGTGGTCCACTGA
- a CDS encoding SDR family NAD(P)-dependent oxidoreductase: protein MKRLVTVVTGGGRGIGAATCLRLAGEGHDMVVGHLRDASAAERVAEGVRAAGARAVTVRGDTSDEVDVERLFDVAERELGPVTGLVNNAAVTGPLGRFTDVDTATLRRVVDVNLTGALLCSRRAAQLMTPRGEGVIVNISSGAATLGSPGEYVHYAATKAAVDALTVGLAKELGPVGIRVNAVAPGVIDTEMHAAMGAPDRARQAGAAVPLGRPGQPEEIAAAVAWLMSPDASYATGAVLRVAGGR from the coding sequence GTGAAGAGGCTTGTCACGGTGGTGACTGGTGGTGGCCGGGGGATCGGGGCCGCTACCTGCCTGCGGCTCGCGGGGGAGGGGCACGACATGGTGGTGGGGCACCTGCGGGACGCCTCGGCGGCGGAGCGGGTGGCGGAGGGGGTACGTGCGGCCGGGGCGCGGGCCGTCACCGTGCGGGGGGACACTTCCGACGAGGTGGACGTCGAGCGTCTGTTCGATGTTGCGGAGCGGGAACTGGGGCCGGTGACAGGGCTGGTGAACAACGCGGCGGTGACCGGGCCGCTGGGGCGGTTCACCGATGTCGACACCGCGACCCTGCGCCGGGTCGTGGACGTCAACCTGACGGGGGCGCTGCTGTGTTCGCGCCGCGCCGCACAGCTGATGACGCCCCGGGGCGAAGGTGTCATCGTGAACATCTCGTCGGGGGCGGCCACTCTCGGCAGTCCCGGCGAGTACGTCCACTACGCGGCGACCAAGGCCGCAGTCGACGCCCTCACGGTCGGGCTGGCCAAGGAGCTCGGCCCGGTCGGCATCCGTGTCAACGCGGTCGCGCCGGGTGTGATCGACACGGAGATGCATGCCGCCATGGGCGCCCCGGACCGGGCTCGGCAGGCCGGCGCCGCGGTTCCGCTGGGCCGCCCGGGGCAGCCGGAGGAGATCGCCGCGGCCGTCGCCTGGCTGATGTCGCCGGACGCCTCGTACGCGACGGGGGCGGTGCTGCGGGTGGCGGGTGGGCGCTGA
- a CDS encoding Uma2 family endonuclease — translation MIPPRISGWEADDLDLLAQAPRHTELIDGALIFMMSPQRSWHARLVENLTFALRQAAPDEFDAEREMTVRLDKKSRPEPDILLTTASYDPDRTWYAPEDVTLVIEVVSEESADRDRSLKPFKYAQARIPHFWRVEDETGAPTVHTYELDTMTSTYVATGIHRNRLKVSVPIPLDIDLDSLVP, via the coding sequence ATGATCCCGCCCAGGATCAGCGGCTGGGAAGCCGATGACCTCGACCTCCTCGCCCAAGCACCGCGGCACACCGAACTCATCGACGGAGCCCTGATCTTCATGATGTCGCCGCAGCGGTCCTGGCACGCCCGGCTGGTGGAGAACCTGACCTTCGCCCTGCGCCAGGCCGCCCCCGACGAGTTCGACGCCGAGCGTGAGATGACCGTCCGGCTCGACAAGAAGAGCCGCCCCGAGCCCGACATCCTGCTCACCACCGCCTCCTACGACCCCGACCGGACATGGTACGCGCCCGAGGACGTCACCCTGGTCATCGAGGTCGTCTCGGAGGAGTCGGCGGACCGCGACCGTTCCCTCAAGCCCTTCAAGTACGCACAGGCCAGGATCCCCCACTTCTGGCGCGTCGAGGACGAGACCGGCGCCCCCACCGTCCACACCTACGAACTCGACACCATGACCAGCACCTACGTGGCCACCGGCATCCACCGCAACCGGTTGAAGGTCTCCGTCCCCATCCCCCTCGACATCGACCTCGACAGTCTCGTGCCCTGA
- a CDS encoding ketoacyl-ACP synthase III family protein, which produces MRIDNVFIDSLGVVLHEFEPVERAVAQGLISQETVEANGLTGTHLAHDIPAVELAISAARVAMERSKLQVEDITDHVHSGVYYQGPQGSYPPGYILRELEVEPVSSLYLRQGCNGMLGALEVAVGQMTGAAQAETVLLTSGENFTATGLNRYTGLGQAYFLADGGAAALISADEGFAQIRSLSSGILPELERWHRGDGSLLPDEGRENDGDMAERATRYSETETPLSETLEKLTLFNLGVIRRALVDADLNADDIAKVVPINMDGRMIEYSVMMPLGLTMDRCTWDFGRGIGHVGGADVIITLEHLVRTREVAPGDHVLLISQGPGWMCTACVVTLVDLPTWAI; this is translated from the coding sequence ATGAGAATTGACAATGTGTTCATCGACTCGCTCGGTGTCGTGCTGCACGAGTTCGAGCCCGTCGAGCGGGCTGTGGCCCAGGGGCTGATCAGCCAGGAGACCGTGGAGGCGAACGGGCTGACCGGGACCCACCTGGCGCACGACATTCCGGCCGTGGAACTCGCGATCTCCGCCGCGCGCGTCGCCATGGAGCGCTCGAAGCTGCAAGTGGAAGACATCACGGACCACGTGCACAGCGGTGTGTACTACCAGGGCCCGCAGGGGTCCTATCCACCGGGATACATCCTGCGCGAACTGGAGGTGGAGCCGGTCTCGTCGCTGTACCTGCGCCAGGGCTGCAACGGCATGCTGGGTGCCCTGGAGGTGGCCGTCGGGCAGATGACGGGCGCCGCCCAGGCGGAGACCGTACTGCTCACGTCGGGTGAGAACTTCACCGCCACGGGCCTGAACCGCTACACGGGACTGGGCCAGGCGTACTTCCTCGCTGACGGCGGCGCCGCGGCCCTGATCAGCGCGGACGAAGGTTTCGCGCAGATCAGGTCGCTGAGTTCGGGCATCCTGCCGGAGCTCGAACGGTGGCATCGTGGTGACGGCTCGTTGCTGCCGGACGAGGGCCGGGAGAACGACGGGGACATGGCGGAACGGGCCACTCGCTACAGCGAGACCGAGACCCCGCTCTCCGAGACCCTCGAGAAACTCACCCTCTTCAATCTCGGTGTCATTCGCCGGGCACTCGTCGACGCCGACCTGAACGCCGACGACATCGCCAAGGTCGTACCGATCAACATGGACGGCCGGATGATCGAGTACTCGGTCATGATGCCTCTCGGCCTGACCATGGACCGCTGCACGTGGGACTTCGGCAGGGGCATCGGGCATGTGGGCGGCGCCGACGTGATCATCACCCTGGAGCACCTGGTCCGTACGCGCGAGGTGGCTCCCGGTGACCACGTACTGTTGATCTCCCAGGGCCCGGGCTGGATGTGCACGGCCTGTGTCGTCACCCTCGTCGACCTTCCCACCTGGGCGATATGA